One part of the Glycine soja cultivar W05 chromosome 11, ASM419377v2, whole genome shotgun sequence genome encodes these proteins:
- the LOC114373273 gene encoding aspartic proteinase CDR1-like — protein sequence MAMITRYCSLALVLLWCLYNISFLKANDGGFSVEMIHRDSSRSPLYRPTETPFQRVANAVRRSINRGNHFKKAFVSTDSAESTVVASQGEYLMRYSVGSPPFQVLGIVDTGSDILWLQCEPCEDCYKQTTPIFDPSKSKTYKTLPCSSNTCESLRNTACSSDNVCEYSIDYGDGSHSDGDLSVETLTLGSTDGSSVHFPKTVIGCGHNNGGTFQEEGSGIVGLGGGPVSLISQLSSSIGGKFSYCLAPIFSESNSSSKLNFGDAAVVSGRGTVSTPLDPLNGQVFYFLTLEAFSVGDNRIEFSGSSSSGSGSGDGNIIIDSGTTLTLLPQEDYLNLESAVSDVIKLERARDPSKLLSLCYKTTSDELDLPVITAHFKGADVELNPISTFVPVEKGVVCFAFISSKIGAIFGNLAQQNLLVGYDLVKKTVSFKPTDCTKG from the coding sequence ATGGCAATGATTACACGTTATTGCTCTCTTGCTCTGGTTTTATTGTGGTGTTTATACAACATCTCATTCTTGAAGGCCAATGATGGTGGCTTTAGTGTGGAAATGATCCACCGCGACTCGTCAAGATCACCATTGTATCGTCCAACAGAAACTCCGTTCCAACGAGTTGCGAATGCTGTGCGTCGTTCGATCAACCGTGGGAATCATTTCAAGAAAGCTTTTGTGAGCACAGATTCAGCCGAATCGACTGTAGTAGCAAGTCAAGGTGAATACCTAATGAGATATTCAGTTGGAAGCCCACCATTCCAAGTATTGGGTATTGTTGACACAGGTAGTGACATTCTTTGGCTGCAATGTGAACCCTGTGAAGACTGTTACAAGCAAACCACTCCAATATTCGATCCTTCAAAATCGAAAACCTACAAAACCCTACCTTGCTCTTCTAATACGTGTGAATCTTTGCGTAATACCGCTTGCTCTTCGGACAATGTGTGTGAATATAGTATTGACTATGGTGATGGTTCACACTCAGATGGAGATCTTAGCGTGGAAACCCTAACTTTAGGGTCCACTGACGGTTCTTCTGTCCATTTTCCTAAAACCGTGATAGGATGCGGGCACAACAATGGGGGGACCTTTCAAGAGGAAGGCTCTGGCATAGTTGGCCTTGGAGGAGGACCCGTGTCTCTTATATCTCAATTGAGTTCTTCAATTGGTGGAAAATTTTCCTATTGTTTGGCACCAATATTTTCAGAATCTAACTCATCTAGCAAACTCAATTTTGGAGATGCTGCTGTGGTTTCTGGGCGTGGAACTGTCTCAACCCCTCTAGACCCATTAAATGGACAAGTATTTTATTTCCTAACCTTGGAAGCATTCAGTGTGGGAGACAATAGAATAGAGTTTTCAGGCTCCTCCTCTTCTGGATCTGGTAGTGGAGATGGAAACATTATAATTGACTCTGGTACAACACTCACGCTTTTGCCACAGGAAGATTACTTGAATTTGGAATCAGCAGTATCAGATGTAATTAAATTAGAGCGTGCTAGGGATCCAAGTAAACTCTTGAGCCTATGCTACAAAACTACATCAGATGAACTGGATTTACCAGTCATCACAGCACATTTTAAAGGTGCAGATGTTGAGTTGAATCCTATCAGCACCTTTGTTCCGGTGGAAAAGGGAGTAGTATGTTTTGCTTTCATTTCAAGTAAAATTGGTGCCATCTTTGGGAACTTGGCACAACAAAACCTCTTGGTTGGCTATGACCTCGTAAAGAAAACTGTCTCCTTTAAGCCCACAGATTGTACCAAGGGGTGA